A window from Salvelinus fontinalis isolate EN_2023a chromosome 8, ASM2944872v1, whole genome shotgun sequence encodes these proteins:
- the LOC129861157 gene encoding mitogen-activated protein kinase kinase kinase 12-like isoform X3 has translation MSGTCLHEPHAPSLSGFSTPISEPTFRRLDVDPPACTPETDLTPTQCVLRNVLCIDTGGAPVVSGGDEGCPHTCGSSPTPSNGPPAHFDNSVLKLHEHEACQCGGGEEAGLSSEAGAIHSQSDNIRLQQGSGGFLEGLFGCLKPVWTMIGKAYSTEHKHNQEGAWKSWEVPFEEISDLQWVGSGAQGAVFLGKFHGEDVAVKKVRDIKETEIKHLRKLKHPNIITFKGICTQAPCYCILMEYCAQGQLYEVLRAGRNITPSLLIDWAMGIAGGMNYLHLHKIIHRDLKSPNMLITHDDLVKISDFGTSKELIDKSMKMSFAGTVAWMAPEVIRNEPVSEKVDIWSFGVVLWEMLTGEVPYKDVDSSAIIWGVGNNSLNLPIPKSCPDGFKILLRQCWNCKPRNRPSFRQILLHLDIASADVLSTPQETYFKSQAEWREEVKQHFEKIKSDGTCLHRLDEELINRRREELRHALDIREHYERKLERANNLYVELNAVMLQLELKEKELHKPDILKSEVIIPKMDSSVIQVTIPSCLNRGSTSPSRSRRVKTRHRKPGKGSSGDLAGLKATQPSPGGDNPAQANSFSTEPSKQLLDPSAVLRALGHEQQQRQLSSSSPDLICTTLAAEGQGKGETIIGGLEKGGSLSASAGLGGSERAAAGLDALTETTPHSNTPSEDAASFPFSSSPDSPCGRGVAAGKGSVLGAPRLPHDGDDKEEGVSGVRLPRVASGHLTPSAILYRAAITRKQRRGVSSEEEEGEVDSEVELPRRRRPTSINQCQSGSTFSSENLSVSDDEEGHTTDHSHSGTPDVVSTNTDDRLYDRNDYLLSQGSEFPADNMDLAQASDGLSEKKSALGQVKALLDAAQNPNESQALCDDSDCDSAELNQSGSGEPSRPPIAGACAPPSGSHYGHQQGSPQAPQTGPP, from the exons ATGAGTGGGACCTGCCTCCATGAGCCCCACGCCCCCTCCCTCTCAGGCTTTAGCACCCCCATCTCAGAACCTACCTTCCGCAGGCTGGATGTAGACCCCCCCGCCTGCACCCCAGAGACCGACCTGACCCCCACCCAGTGTGTCCTCCGCAACGTGCTGTGCATCGACACAGGTGGGGCACCAGTTGTGTCAGGCGGGGATGAGGGGTGCCCCCACACCTGTGGCAGCAGCCCGACCCCTAGCAACGGGCCCCCGGCCCACTTTGACAACAGCGTGCTGAAGTTGCACGAGCATGAAGCCTGCCAGTGTGGGGGCGGGGAGGAGGCAGGGCTTAGCTCAGAGGCTGGGGCCATCCACAGCCAATCAGACAACATCCGGCTGCAGCAAGGAAGTGGAGGGTTCCTGGAGGGGCTGTTTGGCTGCCTGAAACCCGTCTGGACCATGATCGGGAAAGCCTACTCCACCGAGCACAAGCATAACCAGGAAGGTGCGTGGA AATCCTGGGAAGTTCCGTTTGAGGAGATCTCAGACCTGCAGTGGGTGGGCAGCGGGGCCCAGGGTGCCGTCTTCTTGGGGAAGTTCCATGGAGAGGACGTGGCTGTCAAGAAAGTCCGGGACATCAAGGAGACGGAGATCAAGCACCTACGCAAACTCAAGCACCCCAACATAATCACCTTCAA GGGTATCTGCACCCAGGCTCCCTGCTATTGTATTCTGATGGAGTACTGTGCACAGGGCCAGCTGTACGAGGTGCTAAGGGCGGGCAGGAACATCACCCCCTCCCTACTCATCGACTGGGCCATGGGCATTGCCGGGGGCATGAACTACCTACACCTCCACAAGATCATCCACAGAGACCTCAAGTCCCCTAA TATGCTGATTACACATGATGACTTGGTGAAGATCTCTGACTTTGGCACCTCCAAGGAGCTCATTGATAAGAGCATGAAGATGTCTTTCGCTGGTACGGTGGCCTGGATGGCCCCAGAGGTCATTCGGAATGAACCCGTATCAGAGAAGGTGGACATCTG GTCgtttggtgtggtgttgtgggaAATGCTGACCGGGGAGGTCCCCTATAAGGATGTGGACTCCTCCGCCATCATCTGGGGGGTGGGCAACAACAGCCTGAACCTCCCTATCCCCAAGAGCTGCCCCGATGGCTTCAAAATCCTCCTGAGGCAGTGCTG GAACTGTAAACCCAGAAATAGACCCTCTTTCCGTCAGATCCTCCTCCATCTGGATATAGCCTCAGCTGATGTACTCTCCACCCCTCAGGAGACATACTTCAAGTCTCAG GCTGAGTGGCGGGAGGAGGTGAAGCAGCACTTTGAGAAGATTAAGTCTGATGGCACCTGTCTGCACCGACTGGACGAGGAACTGATCAACCGACGCAGAGAGGAGCTCAG GCACGCTCTGGACATCCGTGAGCACTATGAGAGGAAACTGGAGAGGGCCAACAACCTCTACGTGGAGCTCAATGCTGTCATGCTGCAGCTGGAGCTCAAAGAGAAAGAGCTACACAA GCCAGACATCCTCAAGTCAGAGGTGATCATTCCCAAGATGGATTCCTCCGTGATTCAGGTCACCATCCCCTCCTGCCTCAACAGGGGCTCCACGTCTCCTAGCCGCTCACGGAGGGTCAAGACCCGCCACCGCAAACCTGGCAAGGGCAGCAGCGGGGACCTGGCTGGCCTGAAGGCCACTCAACCCTCCCCTGGCGGGGACAACCCTGCCCAGGCCAACAGCTTCAGCACGGAACCCTCTAAGCAGCTCCTGGACCCCAGCGCAGTCTTGCGGGCCCTGGGCCACGAGCAGCAGCAGAGGCAGCTGTCCTCCTCCAGCCCAGACCTCATATGCACCACGCTGGCAGCTGAGGGCCAGGGGAAAGGAGAGACCATCATTGGGGGGCTGGAGAAGGGTGGCAGCCTGAGTGCCTCCGCGGGCTTGGGGGGGTCCGAGCGGGCCGCGGCGGGTCTGGATGCCCTCACGGAGACGACCCCACATAGCAACACGCCCAGTGAGGACGCAGCATCATTCCCCTTCTCTAGCAGCCCAGACTCGCCATGTGGGAGGGGGGTGGCCGCCGGGAAGGGGTCTGTGCTGGGTGCCCCACGCCTGCCCCACGATGGGGACGATAAGGAGGAGGGAGTGAGTGGTGTGAGGTTACCCCGGGTGGCGTCAGGGCACCTCACCCCCTCAGCTATCCTGTACAGGGCAGCCATCACACGCAAACAG AGGCGTGGCGTGTcttcagaggaggaggagggggaggttgaCAGCGAAGTGGAGTTGCCACGGAGACG ACGTCCGACCAGCATCAACCAGTGCCAGTCGGGGTCCACCTTCAGTTCAGAGAACCTCTCTGTGTCAGACGACGAGGAAGGTCACACCACCGACCACTCCCACAGTGGCACGCCGGACGTGGTCAGCACCAACACGGACGACCGTCTGTACGACCGCAACGATTACCTCCTGTCGCAGGGGTCAGAGTTCCCGGCAGACAACATGGACCTGGCGCAGGCCTCTGACGGGCTGTCTGAGAAGAAAAGTGCTCTGGGCCAGGTCAAGGCCCTGCTAGATGCTGCACAGAATCCTAATGAG AGTCAGGCCCTGTGCGACGACTCGGACTGCGACAGCGCTGAACTTAACCAGTCAGGAAGTGGGGAGCCCAGTCGTCCACCCATCGCTGGGGCCTGTGCACCTCCATCAGGGTCTCATTATGGGCACCAACAAGGGTCTCCACAGGCGCCCCAGACAGGGCCTCCATAg
- the LOC129861157 gene encoding mitogen-activated protein kinase kinase kinase 12-like isoform X2, with protein MSGTCLHEPHAPSLSGFSTPISEPTFRRLDVDPPACTPETDLTPTQCVLRNVLCIDTGGAPVVSGGDEGCPHTCGSSPTPSNGPPAHFDNSVLKLHEHEACQCGGGEEAGLSSEAGAIHSQSDNIRLQQGSGGFLEGLFGCLKPVWTMIGKAYSTEHKHNQEESWEVPFEEISDLQWVGSGAQGAVFLGKFHGEDVAVKKVRDIKETEIKHLRKLKHPNIITFKGICTQAPCYCILMEYCAQGQLYEVLRAGRNITPSLLIDWAMGIAGGMNYLHLHKIIHRDLKSPNMLITHDDLVKISDFGTSKELIDKSMKMSFAGTVAWMAPEVIRNEPVSEKVDIWSFGVVLWEMLTGEVPYKDVDSSAIIWGVGNNSLNLPIPKSCPDGFKILLRQCWNCKPRNRPSFRQILLHLDIASADVLSTPQETYFKSQAEWREEVKQHFEKIKSDGTCLHRLDEELINRRREELRHALDIREHYERKLERANNLYVELNAVMLQLELKEKELHKREQSLDKKFPGLFKHHSSRQTSSSNSMDKLIKKRNVPQKLPSGKRPDILKSEVIIPKMDSSVIQVTIPSCLNRGSTSPSRSRRVKTRHRKPGKGSSGDLAGLKATQPSPGGDNPAQANSFSTEPSKQLLDPSAVLRALGHEQQQRQLSSSSPDLICTTLAAEGQGKGETIIGGLEKGGSLSASAGLGGSERAAAGLDALTETTPHSNTPSEDAASFPFSSSPDSPCGRGVAAGKGSVLGAPRLPHDGDDKEEGVSGVRLPRVASGHLTPSAILYRAAITRKQRRGVSSEEEEGEVDSEVELPRRRRPTSINQCQSGSTFSSENLSVSDDEEGHTTDHSHSGTPDVVSTNTDDRLYDRNDYLLSQGSEFPADNMDLAQASDGLSEKKSALGQVKALLDAAQNPNESQALCDDSDCDSAELNQSGSGEPSRPPIAGACAPPSGSHYGHQQGSPQAPQTGPP; from the exons ATGAGTGGGACCTGCCTCCATGAGCCCCACGCCCCCTCCCTCTCAGGCTTTAGCACCCCCATCTCAGAACCTACCTTCCGCAGGCTGGATGTAGACCCCCCCGCCTGCACCCCAGAGACCGACCTGACCCCCACCCAGTGTGTCCTCCGCAACGTGCTGTGCATCGACACAGGTGGGGCACCAGTTGTGTCAGGCGGGGATGAGGGGTGCCCCCACACCTGTGGCAGCAGCCCGACCCCTAGCAACGGGCCCCCGGCCCACTTTGACAACAGCGTGCTGAAGTTGCACGAGCATGAAGCCTGCCAGTGTGGGGGCGGGGAGGAGGCAGGGCTTAGCTCAGAGGCTGGGGCCATCCACAGCCAATCAGACAACATCCGGCTGCAGCAAGGAAGTGGAGGGTTCCTGGAGGGGCTGTTTGGCTGCCTGAAACCCGTCTGGACCATGATCGGGAAAGCCTACTCCACCGAGCACAAGCATAACCAGGAAG AATCCTGGGAAGTTCCGTTTGAGGAGATCTCAGACCTGCAGTGGGTGGGCAGCGGGGCCCAGGGTGCCGTCTTCTTGGGGAAGTTCCATGGAGAGGACGTGGCTGTCAAGAAAGTCCGGGACATCAAGGAGACGGAGATCAAGCACCTACGCAAACTCAAGCACCCCAACATAATCACCTTCAA GGGTATCTGCACCCAGGCTCCCTGCTATTGTATTCTGATGGAGTACTGTGCACAGGGCCAGCTGTACGAGGTGCTAAGGGCGGGCAGGAACATCACCCCCTCCCTACTCATCGACTGGGCCATGGGCATTGCCGGGGGCATGAACTACCTACACCTCCACAAGATCATCCACAGAGACCTCAAGTCCCCTAA TATGCTGATTACACATGATGACTTGGTGAAGATCTCTGACTTTGGCACCTCCAAGGAGCTCATTGATAAGAGCATGAAGATGTCTTTCGCTGGTACGGTGGCCTGGATGGCCCCAGAGGTCATTCGGAATGAACCCGTATCAGAGAAGGTGGACATCTG GTCgtttggtgtggtgttgtgggaAATGCTGACCGGGGAGGTCCCCTATAAGGATGTGGACTCCTCCGCCATCATCTGGGGGGTGGGCAACAACAGCCTGAACCTCCCTATCCCCAAGAGCTGCCCCGATGGCTTCAAAATCCTCCTGAGGCAGTGCTG GAACTGTAAACCCAGAAATAGACCCTCTTTCCGTCAGATCCTCCTCCATCTGGATATAGCCTCAGCTGATGTACTCTCCACCCCTCAGGAGACATACTTCAAGTCTCAG GCTGAGTGGCGGGAGGAGGTGAAGCAGCACTTTGAGAAGATTAAGTCTGATGGCACCTGTCTGCACCGACTGGACGAGGAACTGATCAACCGACGCAGAGAGGAGCTCAG GCACGCTCTGGACATCCGTGAGCACTATGAGAGGAAACTGGAGAGGGCCAACAACCTCTACGTGGAGCTCAATGCTGTCATGCTGCAGCTGGAGCTCAAAGAGAAAGAGCTACACAA GAGAGAGCAGTCTTTAGATAAGAAGTTTCCAGGACTTTTCAAGCACCACAGCTCCAGACAGACTAGCTCCTCCAACTCCATGGACAAACTCATCAAGAAGAGAAACGTCCCACAGAAACTGCCCTCTGGAAAGAG GCCAGACATCCTCAAGTCAGAGGTGATCATTCCCAAGATGGATTCCTCCGTGATTCAGGTCACCATCCCCTCCTGCCTCAACAGGGGCTCCACGTCTCCTAGCCGCTCACGGAGGGTCAAGACCCGCCACCGCAAACCTGGCAAGGGCAGCAGCGGGGACCTGGCTGGCCTGAAGGCCACTCAACCCTCCCCTGGCGGGGACAACCCTGCCCAGGCCAACAGCTTCAGCACGGAACCCTCTAAGCAGCTCCTGGACCCCAGCGCAGTCTTGCGGGCCCTGGGCCACGAGCAGCAGCAGAGGCAGCTGTCCTCCTCCAGCCCAGACCTCATATGCACCACGCTGGCAGCTGAGGGCCAGGGGAAAGGAGAGACCATCATTGGGGGGCTGGAGAAGGGTGGCAGCCTGAGTGCCTCCGCGGGCTTGGGGGGGTCCGAGCGGGCCGCGGCGGGTCTGGATGCCCTCACGGAGACGACCCCACATAGCAACACGCCCAGTGAGGACGCAGCATCATTCCCCTTCTCTAGCAGCCCAGACTCGCCATGTGGGAGGGGGGTGGCCGCCGGGAAGGGGTCTGTGCTGGGTGCCCCACGCCTGCCCCACGATGGGGACGATAAGGAGGAGGGAGTGAGTGGTGTGAGGTTACCCCGGGTGGCGTCAGGGCACCTCACCCCCTCAGCTATCCTGTACAGGGCAGCCATCACACGCAAACAG AGGCGTGGCGTGTcttcagaggaggaggagggggaggttgaCAGCGAAGTGGAGTTGCCACGGAGACG ACGTCCGACCAGCATCAACCAGTGCCAGTCGGGGTCCACCTTCAGTTCAGAGAACCTCTCTGTGTCAGACGACGAGGAAGGTCACACCACCGACCACTCCCACAGTGGCACGCCGGACGTGGTCAGCACCAACACGGACGACCGTCTGTACGACCGCAACGATTACCTCCTGTCGCAGGGGTCAGAGTTCCCGGCAGACAACATGGACCTGGCGCAGGCCTCTGACGGGCTGTCTGAGAAGAAAAGTGCTCTGGGCCAGGTCAAGGCCCTGCTAGATGCTGCACAGAATCCTAATGAG AGTCAGGCCCTGTGCGACGACTCGGACTGCGACAGCGCTGAACTTAACCAGTCAGGAAGTGGGGAGCCCAGTCGTCCACCCATCGCTGGGGCCTGTGCACCTCCATCAGGGTCTCATTATGGGCACCAACAAGGGTCTCCACAGGCGCCCCAGACAGGGCCTCCATAg
- the LOC129861157 gene encoding mitogen-activated protein kinase kinase kinase 12-like isoform X1, with the protein MSGTCLHEPHAPSLSGFSTPISEPTFRRLDVDPPACTPETDLTPTQCVLRNVLCIDTGGAPVVSGGDEGCPHTCGSSPTPSNGPPAHFDNSVLKLHEHEACQCGGGEEAGLSSEAGAIHSQSDNIRLQQGSGGFLEGLFGCLKPVWTMIGKAYSTEHKHNQEGAWKSWEVPFEEISDLQWVGSGAQGAVFLGKFHGEDVAVKKVRDIKETEIKHLRKLKHPNIITFKGICTQAPCYCILMEYCAQGQLYEVLRAGRNITPSLLIDWAMGIAGGMNYLHLHKIIHRDLKSPNMLITHDDLVKISDFGTSKELIDKSMKMSFAGTVAWMAPEVIRNEPVSEKVDIWSFGVVLWEMLTGEVPYKDVDSSAIIWGVGNNSLNLPIPKSCPDGFKILLRQCWNCKPRNRPSFRQILLHLDIASADVLSTPQETYFKSQAEWREEVKQHFEKIKSDGTCLHRLDEELINRRREELRHALDIREHYERKLERANNLYVELNAVMLQLELKEKELHKREQSLDKKFPGLFKHHSSRQTSSSNSMDKLIKKRNVPQKLPSGKRPDILKSEVIIPKMDSSVIQVTIPSCLNRGSTSPSRSRRVKTRHRKPGKGSSGDLAGLKATQPSPGGDNPAQANSFSTEPSKQLLDPSAVLRALGHEQQQRQLSSSSPDLICTTLAAEGQGKGETIIGGLEKGGSLSASAGLGGSERAAAGLDALTETTPHSNTPSEDAASFPFSSSPDSPCGRGVAAGKGSVLGAPRLPHDGDDKEEGVSGVRLPRVASGHLTPSAILYRAAITRKQRRGVSSEEEEGEVDSEVELPRRRRPTSINQCQSGSTFSSENLSVSDDEEGHTTDHSHSGTPDVVSTNTDDRLYDRNDYLLSQGSEFPADNMDLAQASDGLSEKKSALGQVKALLDAAQNPNESQALCDDSDCDSAELNQSGSGEPSRPPIAGACAPPSGSHYGHQQGSPQAPQTGPP; encoded by the exons ATGAGTGGGACCTGCCTCCATGAGCCCCACGCCCCCTCCCTCTCAGGCTTTAGCACCCCCATCTCAGAACCTACCTTCCGCAGGCTGGATGTAGACCCCCCCGCCTGCACCCCAGAGACCGACCTGACCCCCACCCAGTGTGTCCTCCGCAACGTGCTGTGCATCGACACAGGTGGGGCACCAGTTGTGTCAGGCGGGGATGAGGGGTGCCCCCACACCTGTGGCAGCAGCCCGACCCCTAGCAACGGGCCCCCGGCCCACTTTGACAACAGCGTGCTGAAGTTGCACGAGCATGAAGCCTGCCAGTGTGGGGGCGGGGAGGAGGCAGGGCTTAGCTCAGAGGCTGGGGCCATCCACAGCCAATCAGACAACATCCGGCTGCAGCAAGGAAGTGGAGGGTTCCTGGAGGGGCTGTTTGGCTGCCTGAAACCCGTCTGGACCATGATCGGGAAAGCCTACTCCACCGAGCACAAGCATAACCAGGAAGGTGCGTGGA AATCCTGGGAAGTTCCGTTTGAGGAGATCTCAGACCTGCAGTGGGTGGGCAGCGGGGCCCAGGGTGCCGTCTTCTTGGGGAAGTTCCATGGAGAGGACGTGGCTGTCAAGAAAGTCCGGGACATCAAGGAGACGGAGATCAAGCACCTACGCAAACTCAAGCACCCCAACATAATCACCTTCAA GGGTATCTGCACCCAGGCTCCCTGCTATTGTATTCTGATGGAGTACTGTGCACAGGGCCAGCTGTACGAGGTGCTAAGGGCGGGCAGGAACATCACCCCCTCCCTACTCATCGACTGGGCCATGGGCATTGCCGGGGGCATGAACTACCTACACCTCCACAAGATCATCCACAGAGACCTCAAGTCCCCTAA TATGCTGATTACACATGATGACTTGGTGAAGATCTCTGACTTTGGCACCTCCAAGGAGCTCATTGATAAGAGCATGAAGATGTCTTTCGCTGGTACGGTGGCCTGGATGGCCCCAGAGGTCATTCGGAATGAACCCGTATCAGAGAAGGTGGACATCTG GTCgtttggtgtggtgttgtgggaAATGCTGACCGGGGAGGTCCCCTATAAGGATGTGGACTCCTCCGCCATCATCTGGGGGGTGGGCAACAACAGCCTGAACCTCCCTATCCCCAAGAGCTGCCCCGATGGCTTCAAAATCCTCCTGAGGCAGTGCTG GAACTGTAAACCCAGAAATAGACCCTCTTTCCGTCAGATCCTCCTCCATCTGGATATAGCCTCAGCTGATGTACTCTCCACCCCTCAGGAGACATACTTCAAGTCTCAG GCTGAGTGGCGGGAGGAGGTGAAGCAGCACTTTGAGAAGATTAAGTCTGATGGCACCTGTCTGCACCGACTGGACGAGGAACTGATCAACCGACGCAGAGAGGAGCTCAG GCACGCTCTGGACATCCGTGAGCACTATGAGAGGAAACTGGAGAGGGCCAACAACCTCTACGTGGAGCTCAATGCTGTCATGCTGCAGCTGGAGCTCAAAGAGAAAGAGCTACACAA GAGAGAGCAGTCTTTAGATAAGAAGTTTCCAGGACTTTTCAAGCACCACAGCTCCAGACAGACTAGCTCCTCCAACTCCATGGACAAACTCATCAAGAAGAGAAACGTCCCACAGAAACTGCCCTCTGGAAAGAG GCCAGACATCCTCAAGTCAGAGGTGATCATTCCCAAGATGGATTCCTCCGTGATTCAGGTCACCATCCCCTCCTGCCTCAACAGGGGCTCCACGTCTCCTAGCCGCTCACGGAGGGTCAAGACCCGCCACCGCAAACCTGGCAAGGGCAGCAGCGGGGACCTGGCTGGCCTGAAGGCCACTCAACCCTCCCCTGGCGGGGACAACCCTGCCCAGGCCAACAGCTTCAGCACGGAACCCTCTAAGCAGCTCCTGGACCCCAGCGCAGTCTTGCGGGCCCTGGGCCACGAGCAGCAGCAGAGGCAGCTGTCCTCCTCCAGCCCAGACCTCATATGCACCACGCTGGCAGCTGAGGGCCAGGGGAAAGGAGAGACCATCATTGGGGGGCTGGAGAAGGGTGGCAGCCTGAGTGCCTCCGCGGGCTTGGGGGGGTCCGAGCGGGCCGCGGCGGGTCTGGATGCCCTCACGGAGACGACCCCACATAGCAACACGCCCAGTGAGGACGCAGCATCATTCCCCTTCTCTAGCAGCCCAGACTCGCCATGTGGGAGGGGGGTGGCCGCCGGGAAGGGGTCTGTGCTGGGTGCCCCACGCCTGCCCCACGATGGGGACGATAAGGAGGAGGGAGTGAGTGGTGTGAGGTTACCCCGGGTGGCGTCAGGGCACCTCACCCCCTCAGCTATCCTGTACAGGGCAGCCATCACACGCAAACAG AGGCGTGGCGTGTcttcagaggaggaggagggggaggttgaCAGCGAAGTGGAGTTGCCACGGAGACG ACGTCCGACCAGCATCAACCAGTGCCAGTCGGGGTCCACCTTCAGTTCAGAGAACCTCTCTGTGTCAGACGACGAGGAAGGTCACACCACCGACCACTCCCACAGTGGCACGCCGGACGTGGTCAGCACCAACACGGACGACCGTCTGTACGACCGCAACGATTACCTCCTGTCGCAGGGGTCAGAGTTCCCGGCAGACAACATGGACCTGGCGCAGGCCTCTGACGGGCTGTCTGAGAAGAAAAGTGCTCTGGGCCAGGTCAAGGCCCTGCTAGATGCTGCACAGAATCCTAATGAG AGTCAGGCCCTGTGCGACGACTCGGACTGCGACAGCGCTGAACTTAACCAGTCAGGAAGTGGGGAGCCCAGTCGTCCACCCATCGCTGGGGCCTGTGCACCTCCATCAGGGTCTCATTATGGGCACCAACAAGGGTCTCCACAGGCGCCCCAGACAGGGCCTCCATAg